The sequence TTAAACCTCTCATTCAGCTCAGTCAGCAGAGGCCACTCATAGGAGGAGCCCTCCCGCAAAACTGTGAAGAACCAAAGATGAAAAACCATGTCACCGTCAAACAATGCTTTCCTTTCCTCAAGACATTGGTCAGAAGGAGAGGGATGATGTGTCTGAAGCACAGAACACGATGTTTGGTACACAGCAGACGCCAAATCCCTGTCACGGTTGTCGTTGTTTTGGGCAGAGCAAAcatctttcattcactcattcaagatAAGCCACGCACATAAGTTTCCTGACACAGCCATATGGGCATCCCCTCCTCCATGCCACTCTCAGGCATGGGAAACGGGAAGAAGTTGACACACAATGTCAATATTGGGGTGGTTGTGACATCAAGGAATCCAGGAGGAATGAGGTCAATCAGAttgggggaaagaagagaaaacaaacagctaGAATTTACAGAGCACTTACTAAGGGTGGAGGTTGGGGGAATTCCCATATAGGAATCATCACCAGTGAAGCataattatacccattttacagacaaagactGAAGGGTCTCCACCCACCACACCTCCTGCCACAAAACCAACAACTTCAAGAGCTCTAGAGAAAGAGCTTGCTGAGGAAGGTCTTCTTCATGGCGTTCTTCAGCTCCTTGTTCCTGAGGCTGAAGATGATGGGACTGAGGAAGGGTGTGACGATGGTATAGGTGACGCCCATCAGGGTGTCTCCTTCCAGGGACTGGGGACCCTTAGGCTTGAGGTAGATGACAGAGGCAAAGCCGTAGTGCACGACCACCACGGTGAGGTGGGACACGCATGTGGAGAAGGCCTTGTGCCGGCCTTCAGCTGAGGGGATCCGCAAGATGGTGGCCACAATGGAGGCGTAGGAGAGGAGGATGAGGAGACAGCAGCCCAGCAGGGCCGTGATGCACACCAGGCCCACGCCTAGGGCCACAGTGGAGACATTGTCCCCACAGGCCAACTTCACAAGAGGTGGCACATGGCAGAAAAAATGGTGGACCTCATTGGGTCCACAGAAGGTGAGGTGGAAAATTGCCGCTGTCACCACCAGCCCCATGACTGAGCCACCCGCCCAAGACCAGGCCACCAGGCAGGCACAGACACCGGGGCTCATGAGCACGTTGTAACGCAGCGGGTGgcagatggccacatagcggtCATAGCCCATGACGGTGAGCAGGAAGGAGTGGGTGAAGCCAAATGTGAAGGAGAAGAACATCTGGCTGGCACAGGCCGCCCGGGCAATGGAGCGGTGGGTGGAGAGCAGGTCGGCCAGCATGCGGGGGATGATGGCGAAGGTGTAGAGGATCTCGGAGATGGAGAGGGCGCACAGGAAGAGGTACATGGGCGTGTGGAGGCTGCGCTCGCTCCGGATGGTGGCCATGATGAGCAGGTTCCCCAGCAACGTGAACAGGTACATGAGCAGGAACAAGAGGAAGAACAGCAGCCGGAGGTGGGGGAAGTCGGAGAAGCCGATGAGGATGAAGACAGATGTGGAGGTGTGGTTGAGCCCTAGCATGGTGGTCACACCTGGtcggggagagagggaagaactcagtgGCTAGAAACTTGGGGTCTCCGGTGAGTCCTCCTGCGAGGACTTCCCTGAGGGGCTCCCTCACCTCTCCAAGTCATGGTTAGTCCCCCTGCAAAATGACGTTCATAATAACAATCTGCCCCGCCGAGCTGCTTGAGGTTTAAATAAAACCATGCATCTAACgtgcttagcacagttcctggccaCCAAGAATTCAGTAAGTAAATGACAATCATTACTACTACTATTTTTAACTCACAGTGGTAGGAACTCAGGTTCTCTGTTCAGCCACACCTGGGTGGAGTTGTTTCCTAGCAAGGGCTCGCTGCCTGAGGTGCACAGAAGTCAACACTATGGCACTGGTTTTTGAGAAAAGaactcactttttttttgcaAGTTCGGCTGGCAAGGAGACAAGAGACAAGGCTCAAATCTCTCTCCCTGGGTTCTGGGCCAGATTTAAGGGGTTTCAGCCCCTGATCTTCCTGGACAACAGACTCTTTGCTTCTGAAAGGGTCAGGTTCAGATTATAGTCAGATCCCCGCCCTTTGGTTCCGCTGCGGGGCAGTTAAGTGTTCACAAGGGTTACTTGCAAGTGATGTATCCAAGATTTCAACTTTGGTTCCATGTCTTGTTAGACCACAGGATAGGACCCGTCTGAGCTGGTTCTGAGGGTATAGCGTTTCCATTTCAGACCTTGTCATTGCCCCTAGTCATTTTTCTAAATAGGtaaggaaaatttgaaaaagcaacaatccagtttttttaaaaaaaattattatgctgGGATCTTTAATAAGATTTTTTGCATTGGAAAAATCTGATGCTGGTTGGAGTTCCATCTTTGAAAGAATAATGGAAATCCTGTGATCACTATGCTCAAATATGCAGCCTAAACTCTGAGCTGTCTGCGAGGCTTAGCAAGTATTAAGtggtggcttttttcttttcattcaagaCTCTACCATGTTATCCACATGAGTtaaataaatttgagaagatGTTTCAAAACAGTACttcaaaagcaacaacaacagcatTGGGTTAATTCCTTAATCTTTCTGAACCTTAATTTTCTGATCCCTAAAAGGAAGTTGGTCATAATAACCCCTAGCCGacaaggttgttatgaggattaaataagataaagacaTAAGGGGCCTTCCACAGCACCTGGAACACACACTTGAGAAGATTGAGGCCAGCATAAATTACCAGAATTAGCTTCTCTTAAAATGTGGCAACCTATGATTGTATCTCTCTTTTAACTGGtgcatttaatgcatttatcTTTTTGGTAATAGTGTTGGTTTGGACttaattctgtcatttaataTTTGAgctattatatattaatatgagctattattaattatatattatatattaatatgagCAATTATATATGAgctattatatattaaatatatattaataaaaatagctaacatataCATATGCTTATATACGTATGtatacttaatatataaaaacacaaaaatgtgcacATACTCCTATCCGCTCTACCAAAAACACACACCAATCCCCTGCCCCCAAAACCAATAAGAACATGGAATCGTCACCGAAAAGGACCTTGTGTGAGGCCATAAAGGAAGTCTAGGGAAATTTCCAAGTGCCAATATTGCAAAGCCCCAGGTTATCTGACCATACtgcaataaaattaagaattaagaagAAGAGGGTACCTGAAAGTTCCCACGTATTTGGAGCACAAATATTAGGTCGGACCGTTTGACAGTGCCATAGTAACATGTTACTCACTAATCTTTGGGctaaaaggaaaattatggaATGCTAAGAACTGAATGACAATGATAAATTGAAATGACTAAATGAAATGGATTGTGCCCTGGAGTAGAACAAAAGGATATTAATGGAAAAACTGCAAAAATTGTAGGAAGACCTGTAGTTTGCTATAGAGCATTATACCAATGTTATTTTCCTGGTTCTGATCACTGTACTGAAATTCTGTAAGATGCTAACATTTGAGGAAATTGAGTGAAGGGAGCACaaaatttttctctgttattttcgCAACATTTATGTAAgtttaaaattagttaaaaattaaaaaaaaacagataccATCCAAAGTAGCACAAAATCTATCAAGTATctgcaataaatttaaatgaGCACATACAAGACCTCCACAGAGAACAATTAAACCTctaattaatagaaaatatggcaaatgatataaataagtggatgaaatggaaagacaacatcataaagatgttaattctccccCAAATTTAATCTATACCTTCAATGTAATATTCTCAAAAAATGAtaaacttattctaaaatttctatgaaaGGATAATGATCTATGAATAACTAAGTTAACCTTGAAATGAAGAGTGAAAGGCAGTGGAGGAGACTGTCTTCCAAGATTCTGAGAATTCTACACAAGATTTGGAAATAAAGCAGTGTAGGATTATTGCAAGGACAAACAGACCAGTGGTTCAGAATGGAGACTTCACATATGAAGCCATTCATATATGGTTAAGGTCACACcacaaataaatcagaaaaggaCAAATTGTTCAGGGGATGCTGTCGAGGAGATTATCTCTTTatatagataaaaacaaaactggactCTTAATTAGTACGAAGAAAAGATCAAGATGGATTAAACCTAACTGTGAAAGATAAAAACATAGTTAATAAAAGAAAGGTAGTAGGATCTTTGTGATCTAAGAACAGGAAGcgagttctttaaaaagaagaaagcgcaaactgtaaataaaaaagatcaattcCATTGCATCAAAATTATGAATCATATTAATAAGGAGCGTCATGGATACCATTGACCGATGACAGAAGCAAGATGTTTGCAATATTCAAtcagttctagagatctgctctCCATCACAGAGCCTGTAGTTAACAATACAATAATGTGCGTGCACTTAAAAACTTGTGAAGAATATGGACAACGATATTGTATTATAACCATCAAATTTGCTAAGAGATCTTAATTATTGCCACCACATAAAAGAAATGATCATTGTGTGATGTGATAGAGGTGCTATCGCTACAATGGCGATCATATTACAGTATAGAAATGTACCAACTTAACGTGCACACTTTAAATTTACAAggtgttacatgtcaattatatttccattaaaaaaaattaaaagggtaGATCTCTTCTCTCCTGGCTACAAATGGACTGCAGGGTAGCAGCTACTAAATGTACAAATGTTACCCCAAAAAAAGCTGAGCTCCTTGTCTCCCTCTGGCACTTGCTTGTGTCACCCATTCTCAGGACAACACCTCGGCAAGACCCTCCAAGGGGCTGTTGAGGTCACCTGCACAAATCTGGACTTACAAGAGAAAGGCCATGGCCCTCATCCCAGCTCCGGGCTCCCAGCCAGAGCCCCAAGCCAGGGCGCGCTCGGTgctcttaccacacacacacaaaagtaagGGGAAACAAGAAAtgttttggaggtgatggatagaCTTATTACCTTGAGTGTGGTAATTAGTCTGTGTGTGGTAATCTTGAGTGTGGTAATCTGTGGTATCTCACAGATGTaggcatatgtccaaactcatcaaaatgtattcaCTAAATATGTGCAGATTTGGGGATATTATGCGAACCTCAACAAAGCTGGAAACAACTGACAAGAGACTAATACTAGAATCTACAAGGAATGTCTACAAACCAATTAGAAATAACAACTGGAATCATGATAGGAAGCGGACAAAGGGTAGACAAGGGGATGTGCAGAAGAGAAAATGCAATAGGCAAACAGGAAAGGAAGATCTGCTGAGCTCACGAGCCGCTAGAGGAATGCAATTCAAAACGGCAACATGGCATCACTTTACACCTGTTAGAGTAGCAAAAATTAGACAGCTGGATGGTGCTATGTGTTGGCCCAGATGTGAAGGTAGGTGGACTTCAGTCATTTTCAGCAGGTACCTGACGGTTCATGGCCAAATTCAGAGGACACTTACCCTGAGGTTCGCCATCACTTGCTCCTGGATCTCCATCCAAACGAAACTCTCACACGTCAGTGAGGTGCTGCCATCAAGGAcatccattgcagcattatctgTGTTGGCAGAGAGTTGGGGACAGTCTGAGACTCCCCGCTACCCATGGGAGTGGAGAATTAAAATGTGGTGGTCATGGACCAGGAAGTTGTAAACAacatttagggaaagaaaaaacccGATACCCACATAGCAACATGGCTCTTAAAAATATAGCACTGGgcgaaaaattaggaaaaaaaaaaaaagaaggagatcTCACACAGTACGATGCAAGACAGTCCAAACATGTATGTGCAACAATACACATGTTATAAGAATTCGTgtatcaaatacatggtgatggaaggagaactgactctgggtggtgaacacacaacgtgatatataggtgatgcgttacagaattgtacacctgaaacctatgtaactttactaaccattgtcaccccaataaactttaattaaaaaaaagaagaattcatGTAAACAGAAGGGTACACATGGAACGAATTAGACCATCTGcctattagggaaggggaacaggaatggGACGTGATGATAAATGGGAATAAGTAAAACAGAATCATTGTGCAAATTAATGTAGGTGAAATGTCATTAACTAAGGAGCATGATTAACTCAAGTCTCTGAATCTTACATCCAACAaaaatttgtgaatatatatatttatatatatatatcagtgatacatacatatatatctcaatgacacacacgcatatatatgtCAAtcgtatatactatatatacatttgGTAACAGGTTTTCAAATACTTGCCTCAGACAAGGTTCACTCCCATATTACAACATCCCTTCCATTTCTCCTTAGAAGATTGTCGCTAATTGTTCCCTTAGAGCTATGGTCGCCTTTGCTTGGAGGACCCGGAATCCCCATTGGAAAATGGACAATTTGGCTCAAGTGTCAGGACGAGGTCTATCATACAAGAGAGCAGCCTGTGTGGGCTAGAGGGGAACTGGGCAGCCCAGCGGACATCTGGGGTGCCAGTctcagctcccttcccttcctcatccctcagccaccatctccacACCCTACTGCCTGCACCCGGGGCCTGTGGCTTCATGCCCTGTCTCCTGGAGCACGGTGCCTGTCCATCTCCCCTCTTCTGTCCACCCCTCGTCCGGCTGCCAGCGTCTATTCTCTGAGACACACAGAGTTCGTGGAGTCATGCAGatccagggttcaaatcctggtcctCACCACATGCTGGGACAGCCAGAGAACCGCTCTTGTAGGTTCTCTACGGGGATTGGTTCCAAATGCTCACCACAGAGAAAGTTCTCAGGGAATGCTAGCTGGCCTTGTTGTCATCTTTTATCGTCATTGCTGGGCTGGTTGTCACTCATCCTTCCCAGCCAGGTGACACATATTGGCTCCGTGA comes from Rhinolophus ferrumequinum isolate MPI-CBG mRhiFer1 chromosome 18, mRhiFer1_v1.p, whole genome shotgun sequence and encodes:
- the LOC117038203 gene encoding olfactory receptor 10H1-like, producing the protein MLGLNHTSTSVFILIGFSDFPHLRLLFFLLFLLMYLFTLLGNLLIMATIRSERSLHTPMYLFLCALSISEILYTFAIIPRMLADLLSTHRSIARAACASQMFFSFTFGFTHSFLLTVMGYDRYVAICHPLRYNVLMSPGVCACLVAWSWAGGSVMGLVVTAAIFHLTFCGPNEVHHFFCHVPPLVKLACGDNVSTVALGVGLVCITALLGCCLLILLSYASIVATILRIPSAEGRHKAFSTCVSHLTVVVVHYGFASVIYLKPKGPQSLEGDTLMGVTYTIVTPFLSPIIFSLRNKELKNAMKKTFLSKLFL